A section of the Leptospira terpstrae serovar Hualin str. LT 11-33 = ATCC 700639 genome encodes:
- a CDS encoding pseudouridine synthase has protein sequence MRINAFLAKLGLGSRRKVEELVLAGRIKVNGSTITDLSFQIAETDSISFDGKSVQMEEESLKRPKIIAFNKPPGYLTSHEDKFHENTIFSLLPEAFQKYNYAGRLDLDSRGLLLLSIDGDFIQKVTHPRNKIDKEYIISLKQPVAWKPIADEFMLGVREGGETLRALAVKPANVVTEKTPPGFTSYLSIILKEGKKRQIRRMCKAKEMVVLDLYRIRIGKLDLRDFVLEEGKYKVVTEEQVLGKPAP, from the coding sequence ATGAGGATCAACGCATTTCTAGCCAAATTAGGTCTCGGTTCCCGTCGGAAAGTAGAAGAATTGGTCCTCGCAGGCCGAATCAAAGTCAACGGCAGTACCATCACAGACCTTTCCTTTCAAATCGCAGAGACTGATTCCATCAGCTTCGATGGAAAATCTGTCCAGATGGAAGAGGAGTCTTTGAAACGGCCGAAAATTATCGCCTTTAACAAACCTCCTGGATACTTAACTTCTCACGAAGACAAGTTTCATGAGAACACTATCTTCTCACTTTTACCGGAAGCCTTTCAAAAATACAACTATGCTGGACGATTGGACTTAGATTCAAGGGGTCTATTGCTTTTGTCCATCGATGGAGACTTTATCCAAAAAGTCACACACCCACGCAACAAAATTGATAAAGAATATATCATTAGTTTGAAACAACCTGTGGCATGGAAACCAATTGCCGATGAATTTATGTTAGGTGTAAGGGAAGGAGGGGAAACTCTCCGTGCTCTTGCCGTAAAACCAGCCAATGTAGTAACTGAAAAAACCCCTCCAGGTTTTACTAGTTATCTCAGTATCATCTTAAAAGAGGGAAAAAAACGACAAATCCGTAGAATGTGTAAGGCAAAGGAAATGGTGGTCCTTGATCTCTATCGGATACGGATTGGAAAGTTGGATTTAAGAGACTTTGTATTGGAAGAAGGAAAATACAAAGTGGTGACGGAAGAACAGGTTCTCGGAAAACCGGCTCCTTAA
- the lipA gene encoding lipoyl synthase has protein sequence MNPLKKKPRSRNISPKVTHPEWMKVRVSFPTEGDALSQVRREVESKQLHTVCESASCPNLNHCWNRRTATYMLSGDICTRRCQYCDVAFGKPKPLDLEEPERVARSVAALELRHVVLTAVNRDDLKDGGAGHFAETITKIKSYRPECSIEVLIPDFKAKEDSLQILYASKPNIINHNIETVERLFPTITPQKNYKRSLEVLSHIAKHGFLTKSGLILGLGEKEEDVKQCLEDLFTSGVRMLTIGQYLQPGPTHYPVQEFIKPETFQFWKEYAYKTGFKTVASGPLVRSSYHADEYFSDEATD, from the coding sequence ATGAATCCATTAAAAAAGAAACCTCGCTCACGTAATATCAGCCCCAAGGTGACACACCCCGAGTGGATGAAAGTTCGAGTGAGTTTTCCGACAGAGGGAGATGCCCTAAGTCAGGTGCGTAGAGAGGTAGAATCCAAACAACTTCATACGGTTTGTGAATCTGCCAGTTGCCCGAACCTCAACCATTGTTGGAATCGGCGCACCGCTACCTATATGCTCTCCGGTGATATCTGTACAAGACGATGCCAATATTGTGATGTGGCCTTTGGAAAACCAAAACCTCTCGATTTAGAAGAACCTGAGCGCGTGGCAAGATCAGTTGCTGCCTTAGAACTACGCCATGTAGTTCTTACTGCTGTCAACCGAGACGATTTGAAAGATGGAGGTGCAGGTCACTTTGCCGAAACCATAACCAAAATCAAATCCTACCGTCCCGAATGTTCGATTGAAGTCCTAATCCCTGACTTTAAAGCCAAAGAAGATTCCTTACAAATCCTTTACGCTTCAAAACCCAATATCATCAACCACAACATTGAAACCGTCGAACGATTGTTTCCGACGATCACTCCTCAAAAGAACTACAAACGTTCGTTAGAAGTTCTTTCCCATATTGCAAAACATGGATTTCTCACTAAAAGTGGGCTCATCCTTGGACTTGGGGAAAAGGAAGAAGATGTAAAACAATGTCTTGAGGATTTATTTACAAGTGGGGTTCGGATGCTGACCATTGGCCAATACCTACAACCTGGTCCGACCCACTACCCTGTCCAAGAGTTTATCAAACCAGAAACATTCCAATTTTGGAAGGAGTATGCCTACAAAACGGGATTCAAAACCGTTGCTTCCGGTCCACTGGTTCGTTCCTCTTACCATGCTGATGAATATTTTTCAGACGAAGCCACTGATTAG